One genomic region from Clostridia bacterium encodes:
- a CDS encoding ribosome biogenesis GTPase Der: protein MSKPIVAILGRPNVGKSTLFNRLTGGRTAIVEDTPGVTRDRLYRDAEWQGKRFTLIDTGGLDFGGKEESISHQVKRQAEIALQEADVLLFVVDGRTGLMFEDELIAHLLRKSKKPVILVVNKIESFHDNLDFYEFYRLGLGDPLPISAEHGLNIGDLLDLLIKEFAEISWEEEPDYIKIAVVGRPNVGKSSLVNVILGEERVIVSSLPGTTRDAIDSPFHRQGQDYLLIDTAGMRRKGKIVQKTERFSVNRALKSIERCDVVLIILDALEGVTEQDQRIAGYVHEAGKGAIIVVNKWDLVEKERQTMAEYQEKIRRDLSFMTYAPILFVSAFTKQRVMNILEMVNFVEKEQHKRVKTSVLNEVISEAVLFTPPPTYKGRRLKIYYCAQVGIKPPHFVFFINDPQLVHFSYWRYLENKLRENFGFEGVALRLTARKREE from the coding sequence TTGTCAAAACCGATTGTCGCCATTTTGGGTCGACCTAATGTTGGCAAATCAACCTTGTTTAACCGGTTAACCGGAGGGCGTACAGCTATTGTGGAGGATACCCCTGGGGTAACTAGAGATAGGTTGTATCGTGATGCGGAATGGCAGGGTAAACGGTTTACACTTATTGATACAGGTGGACTGGATTTTGGTGGTAAAGAAGAATCAATCAGTCATCAGGTAAAACGTCAGGCGGAAATAGCCCTACAAGAGGCCGATGTCTTATTGTTTGTTGTGGATGGACGTACTGGCTTGATGTTTGAAGATGAATTGATTGCTCATTTATTGAGGAAAAGTAAAAAACCAGTTATTTTAGTGGTTAATAAAATTGAATCATTCCATGATAATCTAGATTTTTATGAGTTTTATCGCTTAGGTTTAGGTGATCCTTTGCCAATTTCGGCTGAACATGGTTTAAATATTGGTGATTTATTGGATTTATTAATTAAAGAATTTGCTGAAATTTCTTGGGAAGAAGAGCCTGACTATATTAAAATAGCGGTGGTTGGTAGACCTAATGTGGGTAAATCCTCCTTAGTGAATGTAATCTTAGGTGAAGAAAGAGTTATTGTTAGCTCTTTACCAGGCACAACTCGTGATGCTATTGATTCACCATTTCACAGACAAGGGCAAGATTATCTCTTAATTGATACGGCCGGAATGCGGCGTAAAGGTAAAATAGTGCAGAAAACGGAAAGGTTTAGTGTGAATCGAGCTTTGAAATCTATTGAACGTTGTGATGTAGTTTTGATTATTTTAGATGCCTTGGAAGGTGTTACAGAACAAGATCAAAGGATAGCTGGTTATGTACATGAGGCAGGTAAAGGTGCTATAATCGTAGTAAATAAGTGGGATTTGGTAGAAAAGGAAAGGCAAACCATGGCCGAATATCAAGAAAAGATTCGTCGGGATTTAAGTTTTATGACTTATGCCCCTATTTTGTTTGTTTCGGCATTTACTAAACAAAGAGTAATGAATATTTTGGAGATGGTTAATTTTGTAGAAAAAGAACAACATAAACGAGTTAAAACTAGTGTTTTAAATGAGGTTATTAGTGAGGCGGTTTTATTTACACCTCCACCGACCTATAAAGGACGGCGTTTAAAAATTTATTATTGTGCTCAAGTTGGAATTAAACCACCCCATTTTGTTTTCTTTATTAATGATCCACAATTAGTGCATTTCTCTTATTGGCGTTATTTAGAAAATAAGCTGCGTGAAAATTTCGGTTTTGAGGGTGTAGCCCTACGTTTGACAGCTAGAAAAAGAGAGGAGTAA
- the plsY gene encoding glycerol-3-phosphate 1-O-acyltransferase PlsY — MFFKACLVIIPAYLLGSISFGIIVSKLIKKIDIRDYGSGNIGFTNVLRVVGKGPAALVLLGDALKGSMGVLLGYYLGGASYGYAVIGGIMAMLGHTYPLYFKFKGGKGVATGLGVIITLAPDVTLIALLIFLITVFISRYVSLGSLLAAISVPICMYLLNKAVPIFLFGTFGALFVIYNHRANIVRLYQGKENKIGKNQVVKRREEK; from the coding sequence GTGTTTTTTAAGGCCTGTTTAGTCATTATTCCGGCCTATTTACTTGGGTCTATATCTTTTGGCATCATTGTTTCTAAGTTGATTAAAAAGATAGATATTCGTGATTATGGTAGTGGTAATATTGGTTTTACCAATGTATTAAGGGTAGTTGGCAAGGGGCCAGCCGCTTTAGTTTTATTAGGTGATGCTTTAAAAGGAAGTATGGGGGTTCTCCTTGGTTATTATCTCGGGGGGGCAAGTTATGGCTATGCCGTAATTGGTGGGATTATGGCTATGTTAGGACATACATATCCACTTTATTTTAAATTTAAAGGTGGAAAGGGGGTTGCGACCGGTTTAGGTGTTATTATTACTTTGGCCCCTGATGTAACTTTAATTGCCTTATTAATTTTTCTAATTACTGTATTTATTAGCCGTTATGTTTCTTTAGGATCTTTATTGGCGGCAATTAGTGTACCAATATGTATGTATTTATTAAATAAAGCTGTGCCTATTTTTTTATTTGGTACTTTTGGTGCCCTGTTTGTAATTTATAATCATCGGGCAAATATTGTTCGTCTTTATCAAGGGAAAGAAAATAAAATAGGTAAAAATCAGGTGGTGAAAAGGAGAGAAGAAAAATGA
- a CDS encoding NAD(P)H-dependent glycerol-3-phosphate dehydrogenase, with amino-acid sequence MKKIAVLGAGSWGTALSLVLARKGHQVSLWGRNETKITQINKLRENVPYLPGVLLPEKIQVTVDLDEALADKKYIVLAVPSRRVRGICQIIKDSINKKNIIINAAKGIELETLKRMSEVMEEELEGIDPSIAIISGPSHAEEVGRGIPTAIVVGSRKRKIAEEIQDLFMSPEFRVYTNSDLIGIEYGAALKNVIALGVGIATGVGYGDNAKAALITRGLTEIARLGVAAGASPLTFVGLTGIGDLVVTCGSEYSRNRRAGIQIGKGIPLEHVLQQINMAVEGVSATRAACQLARKYKVSMPISEEIYAVLFRNKNVKEACESLMLRDRKDEAEGLMFPAKRKTTKKK; translated from the coding sequence ATGAAAAAAATTGCCGTATTGGGAGCAGGTAGTTGGGGAACTGCCTTATCTTTGGTTTTAGCTAGAAAAGGACATCAAGTTTCTTTATGGGGTAGAAATGAAACTAAAATAACCCAAATTAATAAATTAAGGGAGAATGTACCTTATTTGCCCGGAGTATTATTACCTGAAAAAATACAAGTAACAGTAGATTTGGATGAAGCCTTAGCTGATAAAAAATATATAGTTTTAGCTGTACCCTCAAGAAGGGTGCGGGGAATTTGTCAAATTATTAAAGACAGTATTAATAAAAAGAACATTATTATTAATGCTGCTAAGGGAATTGAACTAGAAACTTTAAAAAGAATGAGTGAAGTTATGGAGGAGGAATTAGAGGGTATTGATCCTTCAATAGCCATTATTTCCGGGCCGAGTCATGCCGAAGAAGTGGGCCGGGGGATTCCAACAGCGATTGTTGTTGGCTCTAGAAAACGGAAAATAGCTGAAGAAATTCAGGATTTATTTATGTCCCCGGAATTTAGAGTTTATACGAATTCGGATTTGATTGGTATAGAATATGGAGCGGCTTTAAAAAATGTAATAGCTTTGGGGGTAGGGATTGCCACTGGGGTTGGTTATGGGGATAATGCTAAGGCAGCTTTAATTACTAGGGGATTAACTGAGATAGCTCGTTTAGGTGTGGCTGCAGGTGCTAGTCCTTTAACTTTTGTAGGTCTCACTGGAATTGGTGATTTGGTAGTTACTTGTGGTAGTGAATATAGTAGAAATAGAAGGGCAGGAATTCAAATTGGCAAGGGAATTCCTTTAGAGCATGTTTTACAGCAAATAAATATGGCCGTAGAGGGTGTGTCTGCAACGAGGGCAGCTTGTCAATTGGCTAGAAAATATAAGGTATCAATGCCCATCAGTGAAGAAATATATGCTGTTTTGTTTAGAAATAAAAATGTAAAAGAAGCTTGTGAATCTTTGATGCTTCGAGATCGTAAAGATGAAGCTGAAGGATTAATGTTCCCGGCTAAACGGAAAACTACAAAAAAGAAGTAG